One Castanea sativa cultivar Marrone di Chiusa Pesio chromosome 4, ASM4071231v1 DNA window includes the following coding sequences:
- the LOC142632923 gene encoding uncharacterized protein LOC142632923 yields MDKSWMKKQRGSMEYIEGVLNFVEFASEHASDGKIFCPCTKCVNLCLVPPGVAREHLWRKGMLQSYTHWKWHGELADVPTATKCGSSHVQDSLEQYGDFHGMLHDLCPTHEMPPEPMEEGERVQESAEGQPTDGAQKFYNMIDDVDKPLYAGCTKFSIFSAIVVLFQLKTLCGWTNKSFTMLLQVLMDMLPSDAKLPKDHYEAKKIVRDLGLGYEKIHACPNDCMLFWKENVNLEACSCCKVSRWKTNEASVTGNNASSSKGKKKVAKILRWFPLKPRLQRLFLSPDLASSMKWHVNGRTVDGVMRHPANSDAWKMFDSTHLQFSSDPRNVRLGLAADGDCDRCVLATLSRRTEGIMGCWSRSIRCIFQKCIPIACALMWTVHDFLAYADVSGWSTKGKYACPCCALEIDSRYLKNGHKFCYMGHRRWLGRDHEFREEDTLFDGSTDMRGAPMPQVAASIIVDTESLVGRCLGKKCQEKYKKRKRGEANQCVWKKRSIFFNLPYWEDHKLRHNLDVMHIEKNVMDNILGTVLNLKDRTKDNYKARLDLRTWE; encoded by the exons atggataaaagttggatgaAGAAGCAGAGGGGTTCAATGGAATATATTGAAGGTGTACTTAATTTTGTGGAATTTGCATCTGAACATGCAAGCGATGGGAAAATCTTTTGTCCTTGTACCAAATGTGTGAATTTGTGTCTGGTCCCGCCAGGGGTGGCACGTGAACATCTGTGGAGAAAAGGGATGCTTCAAAGTTACACACATTGGAAATGGCATGGGGAATTGGCCGATGTGCCAACGGCCACCAAATGTGGGAGTAGTCATGTGCAAGACTCCCTCGAACAATATGGTGACTTTCATGGGATGTTGCATGATTTGTGCCCCACACATGAAATGCCACCCGAACCAATGGAAGAAGGTGAAAGAGTGCAAGAATCGGCTGAAGGCCAACCGACTGATGGTGCACAAAAGTTTTACAACATGATAGATGATGTGGACAAACCCTTATATGCTGGTTGTACAAAATTTAGCATATTCTCAGCCATCGTTGTGTTATTCCAGTTGAAGACTCTTTGTGGTTGGACGAACAAGTCATTTACTATGTTGCTTCAAGTCCTAATGGATATGCTTCCTTCAGATGCTAAGTTGCCAAAGGACCATTATGAGGCTAAGAAGATTGTCcgagatttgggtttgggttatgagaAGATCCATGCTTGTCCCAATGATTGTATgctattttggaaggagaatGTTAACCTTGAGGCATGTTCTTGTTGCAAAGTTTCAAGGTGGAAAACGAATGAGGCATCCGTTACAGGTAATAATGCATCATCTAGTAAGGGAAAGAAGAAAGTTGCAAAGATCTTACGGTGGTTCCCCTTAAAGCCAAGATTGCAGCGACTGTTTCTGTCACCTGACCTGGCTAGTTCTATGAAATGGCATGTTAATGGTCGTACAGTTGACGGGGTAATGCGGCATCCTGCTAACTCGGATGCATGGAAAATGTTTGACAGTACGCATTTACAGTTCTCGTCTGACCCTCGTAATGTCAGACTTGGTCTAGCTGCGGATGG GGATTGCGATAGATGTGTACTTGCAACCCTTAGTAGAAGAACCGAGGGAATTATGGGATGTTGGAGTAGAAGCATACGATGCATCTTCCAAAAATGTATTCCAATTGCGTGCGCATTGATGTGGACCGTACATGATTTTCTCGCCTACGCAGATGTGTCGGGTTGGAGTACGAAGGGTAAGTATGCATGTCCTTGTTGTGCATTAGAGATCGACTCGCGATATttaaaaaatggtcacaaattCTGTTACATGGGACATAGACGATGGTTGGGTAGGGACCACGAATTTCGGGAAGAAGATACATTATTTGATGGATCTACTGATATGCGAGGGGCTCCTATGCCACAAGTTGCGGCAAGCATAATTGTGGACACAGAAAGTTTAGTTGGACGTTGTCTGGGAAAGAAATGtcaagaaaaatacaagaaaagaaagagaggtgAGGCAAACCAGTGTGTTTGGAAGAAGAGAAGTATTTTTTTCAACTTGCCTTATTGGGAGGATCACAAGTTGCGACACAATCTTGATGTGATGCATATAGAGAAGAATGTGATGGACAATATACTTGGCACGGTGTTGAACTTGAAGGATCGGACAAAGGACAATTACAAGGCACGCCTTGACTTGCGTACATGGGAATAA